The genomic stretch TCATCCACATCCGTCCTGTCGTGGATCGAGTAGTCGGTGTATTTTTTGAATTCATCAGGGCCTAGGTAAGGAACCAGGAAACTACTCACTTCCAAGTAGGTGAGGTTTTTCCAGAATTTTTTGAACCGCTTTTCACGATAATCTATGGTGACGTCACTGGCATTGACAAAATCGGCAAGTGGTTCCTCGTCGCCCCATAGCTTAGGTACTACAAATATGATGTCTTGGTTATGATGAGCCATCCCTTTGACCAGGCCATAACATGCTGTCCCAAGACCTCCCGAAATATGTGGTGGGAATTCCCACCCAAACATTAGCACCTTCATAAAAATCGTTTATATCTTATTGACCAAATCCATCATTCTAAGTAATTCTGAAACGCTCCACGCCTGGGAAATTGCGCCTTTTGGGCGATGGGGAGGATCTCCATCATAAATCTCAGCCACTGCACCTACTCCATACTGGGTCATCACTCCGTCAAATCCCTGAACGATTTTATTCATGAAATTTGCAGACGATTTACCATGAAGCCTAATATATCCTTCTACAAAATGACCTAGTGGCCAGACCCAGACAGTTCCATTGTGGTAAGCCTCATCTCTGCTGATCTGATCCCCGAAATAATATCCTTTGTACCCAGGGTCGTCGGGAGATAGAGAACGCATTCCTCGTGTGGTGAGTAACTTTGCCTTGGCAGTTTCCAGTACCTGATCACACTTCTCCTCGCTCAGCATGCAGTAAGGTAATGAAGTGGCAAAAATCATATTCGGCCGGATCGACCAGTCTTTTTCATCTCCATTGATACAGTCTGCTAAGTGCCCATGCTCATCAGACCAGAATTCAGGCTCGAAGCTTTCTTTGATTTTAGATGCGTATTGCTGTATTTCTTCATCCCCTGTCAATTCATGGTAGAAGCAAAGTGCATTATACCAAAGCGCCTGGATTTCTACGGGGCAGCCGGCACGCTGGGTGACAGGGCCGTCTGGTGTCACCGCATCCATCCATGTCAGGGCTTTTCCTTCTTCACCGCCATATACCAGTCCGTTTTCCTGTACATGTATGTTGAATTCGGTGCCATTGATATAGCCATCAATGATTCCTTTCATTTTATCAAGGTATCTATCGGTGATAGTCTTACTGTCGCGGGTATAAATTATATACTGTTGTAGTGCCCAGAAATACCAAAGAGGGGCATCTATAGAGTTCATATTTGTGGTGACTCCACTACCTACATTTGGGAAAAGAGGGCCTTTCATATCACGCGACATGGTGTCCATGATATCCAGAAAAGTCTGGGAATCACCTATGGCCAGCGTAAGGCCAGGAGCGGCGACAAAGGTGTCTCTTCCCCACCAGCCAAACCAAGGATATCCGGCAATTACTCTAGTATCTCCGTCTCTTTTTCTAAGAAACTGACCAGCAGAGTTTTTGAGGCAATTAAGGAAGTTGCTGCGGGGGATTCTTCTGGCTATTTCTTTTTCGAATGCGCTCTCTCTGGTCTTTGGATCTGCTTCAGTCAATCCGGCTGAAAATATAACTGACTCCCCTTTTTTGATATCAAACTCAAAATAGCCTGGTACATATAGGTCTTCCTGATAATCATACCCCCGCTCCCGCTCTAGAATGTATTCTATATTGTAATACCAATCCGGTGCCGGGACAAATTCCACTTTCTTGGAAACTTGTAGGTATAGCGGATCATAGGCTTCATACAGGTGGAAAATCGCGCCATTTGAAGTCTTTTTATATTTCTTGTTTATATGGGTATTCGCTTTGGACAAATCATGAAACCCCCGGAAAGCCAAAAAGGGCTGAATACGTATCTTAGTTGGAGAATGTGCATCCAGTAAGGTATAGCGGATCATCAGCCGGTCTCTGTTCGTGTCCAATATCAATTCCTTCTGCAACAGGACCCCGCCCACTCGATACGTCAGTTTGGGAATGGGTTCAGAATCAAAATCCTCTAAGTATTTATGCCCTCGGGGGGAATAGTTCCCTGGGAATTTACTGATGCCCAAATTGAAGCTTGCCCCATGCTGAATGACCGTTTCGTGGACTGTAGAGAGCATCACATGGTTTTGTGAGTCGATTTGAGGCTGGGGGACTACAAGAAGTCCATGGTATTTGCGGGTATTGCAGCAGATGATGGACGTACTGGTATAAGCACCCGAACGGTTGGATCTGATGATCTCTCTTTCGAGGGAATAATTCAGATTGACTAGTTGTGTTTTATCAAAATGGATATAACTCATGCGACGAAAATTCTATGTTGTTAAAAATAGAGTTTTGCGCCGACAAGAAAAATGAAATGCAAAAAAATAAAGGTTATGTTTCCATAACCTTTTGTTTTTGTTGTGTTAATCAGGAGTGAGCCGCTTCTTTTTGGATTTCTTCAAAATTTCTTAGCGACTCTTCAAATTTCATCAAATAGCTTTTCGCCATCTTAAGGTTGATGGGCTTCACTTGTGGGAATTTAGGCGAAGTTTTGAACAAAGTAAACATCTGAAGTTGGTTTAGTTCTGGAGGCTTTTTATCAAATGCTGTGCCAAGACAGGCTTTATAAATAACAAAGCCCCTCACTTGGAGGGGCTTTGGGTGAAAGACCGGGTTCGAACCGGCGACCTCTGGATCCACAAACCAGCGCTCTAACCAGCTGAGCTACAATCACCATGTATGCATCTGGAAAGGTTTCTTCCAAATGGTCTGCAAAAGTAATAATTAAGCTGAATCAGTGCAAGCTGATAATTATTTTTTTATTGAAAATTTTAAGCGTTCGCCTTTTTTCTCTTCATGGAATGTGCCGTTTTCGTACGCCAGATGTCCAGAAACGACTGTGTGTGTGACTTTTGACTTA from Algoriphagus sp. NG3 encodes the following:
- a CDS encoding amylo-alpha-1,6-glucosidase, with product MSYIHFDKTQLVNLNYSLEREIIRSNRSGAYTSTSIICCNTRKYHGLLVVPQPQIDSQNHVMLSTVHETVIQHGASFNLGISKFPGNYSPRGHKYLEDFDSEPIPKLTYRVGGVLLQKELILDTNRDRLMIRYTLLDAHSPTKIRIQPFLAFRGFHDLSKANTHINKKYKKTSNGAIFHLYEAYDPLYLQVSKKVEFVPAPDWYYNIEYILERERGYDYQEDLYVPGYFEFDIKKGESVIFSAGLTEADPKTRESAFEKEIARRIPRSNFLNCLKNSAGQFLRKRDGDTRVIAGYPWFGWWGRDTFVAAPGLTLAIGDSQTFLDIMDTMSRDMKGPLFPNVGSGVTTNMNSIDAPLWYFWALQQYIIYTRDSKTITDRYLDKMKGIIDGYINGTEFNIHVQENGLVYGGEEGKALTWMDAVTPDGPVTQRAGCPVEIQALWYNALCFYHELTGDEEIQQYASKIKESFEPEFWSDEHGHLADCINGDEKDWSIRPNMIFATSLPYCMLSEEKCDQVLETAKAKLLTTRGMRSLSPDDPGYKGYYFGDQISRDEAYHNGTVWVWPLGHFVEGYIRLHGKSSANFMNKIVQGFDGVMTQYGVGAVAEIYDGDPPHRPKGAISQAWSVSELLRMMDLVNKI